A genomic segment from Peribacillus sp. ACCC06369 encodes:
- a CDS encoding alpha/beta fold hydrolase: MTAAMVIPGAESFFIPGNSIGILICHGFNGTPQSVRYLGEKFATKGFTVFAPRLAGHGTDEYEMETIHYQEWIKDVEMAYAKLKRTCTHVFAIGQSMGGALVLDLATKMACDGILTINAALEVPEYEIYRNQSVPRFIPEGKPDIKDDTTKEITYNQVPSKAINQLLDIMEHTSQKLMEVSCPILLFHSPEDHVVPDSCSYQIYETVMSVDKEMAPLENSYHVASLDHDKDHIIERSYQFIQKLSKRAIIAS; encoded by the coding sequence ATGACAGCAGCAATGGTAATACCAGGTGCGGAATCTTTTTTCATACCCGGCAATTCCATCGGCATTCTTATTTGCCATGGTTTTAATGGAACGCCACAAAGCGTAAGGTATTTAGGTGAAAAATTCGCTACAAAAGGCTTTACTGTCTTCGCTCCTAGACTGGCAGGCCACGGAACGGATGAATATGAGATGGAAACGATACATTATCAGGAATGGATAAAAGATGTAGAAATGGCCTATGCAAAATTAAAGCGTACATGCACCCATGTATTCGCTATTGGACAATCAATGGGAGGCGCCCTTGTCCTGGATTTGGCGACAAAAATGGCTTGTGATGGAATTCTCACCATAAATGCCGCTCTCGAAGTTCCTGAATATGAAATATATCGGAACCAGTCGGTTCCACGCTTCATTCCTGAAGGTAAGCCTGACATAAAAGACGATACAACTAAAGAAATCACATATAATCAAGTTCCGTCAAAAGCGATTAATCAATTGCTTGATATAATGGAGCATACCAGTCAAAAACTTATGGAGGTTTCGTGCCCCATACTTCTCTTCCATTCTCCAGAAGATCACGTTGTACCAGACTCTTGCTCCTATCAGATTTACGAAACTGTCATGTCCGTTGATAAGGAGATGGCGCCCCTTGAAAATTCATATCATGTGGCCTCGTTGGATCATGACAAAGATCATATCATTGAACGGTCATACCAGTTCATTCAAAAGTTAAGTAAAAGGGCAATAATCGCTTCTTAA